The Glycine soja cultivar W05 chromosome 15, ASM419377v2, whole genome shotgun sequence region AACATTTGCCACAAAACTAATCAACGAGTTTAGTTGGTAAAAAGGTTTAGGTAGAGTATAAAAGACCtagatataataaaattgtgtaaATTCAAATCACGTAATGCATTTTACATCTCTTCTATCTTTCCCCGTTGGCCTCCTTCGGCCTGTGTGGGCTTTTCTCAGCAGTCCAACTTCGCGGTGGGTCCTTTGTTGCAAGTAAAAACTGTGCCAAAGTTCTTACTAGACTATATTCATGTTAAAACTATGCTATTATGTCATAAAAGTGATTAGGCCTTTTAAAAAGTTCTCATCATAATTAAATCCTAATAATGATATGATTGTTTTTGGTTGAGAAAAAGCTTAGGTGAGTTGGATCTCGAAGTAGAAATAATGGCCATCAAGTCaaagatattttaaagaatGATTCATCAAGTCATCACCTATCAAATTACTATTTTAATCTGTTTCAATTACAAGGTTCATCATACTATTTCATCAACAAAAATTTGACATATATCATGCGGGTATTGGCAAGGAACACCGGGAAACCATGTCATAGGATACATAAATGGTTTATGCAATCTAATTTCGGAGTAAGGCCCCTGCTCTGGACTAAAGTAGCAAAATGAAGAAATGATAATTTGGGAAGAAGAACACTGGTATATGTAGTCATGGTATTGGTATGAGAACAAATTTATCTGCTGACCAAACAATGACTAATACAAACTAGAGTAGTTAAAAGAAATCTCAATGAGTTGATTATGTTTAACTTTTAAGCAAAGGTACAAGGCAATGATAGGCAAGTAAAGAGAAAATGATGAGAAGCAAGGGCCTCCTGTAGCCTCTTTAATCAACTCATCCAGTGATCATTACAATGCATATATATGTTCAAGAGTTACCAGAAGGGAGAAAACTCTGCCTATTCCAGCAATAACTCACTGAACTATGAAATATGGTTCTTGTTAACAACCAGCACACAACATAATTTTGCATTGCAACCATCCATAGCACAAAGAAATCCACACAGGAAGctgtttgtaaataaaattattcacagTATCTCTCCACAAAGTAAAGAAAGCGTGTTATTTGGACAAAAGCAGACCCGTGAGGAAGAGATCGTGGTAACTTGAGTCAGGAGAGCTCTCTGCTGAGTAATTACAAGTTTTCTCCAATTCCTCCCCTACCAAAATTTCCTCTGATCCACATTCAAAACTGCAAAATGCTTTCTCACCTCTGCAAGATATACAATATATTACCACTGGCGCTTTTGACTTGACTGAAGTAACAGTAGCTTAGAGAAATGTTTGGGACAAACCTGTATCTATAAATGCCTTCCTCCTTTACTAATTTCTTATTACATGAGTAACAAAAGCTCAAAATATTGCCAGAAGGATAAGGGGCTGATCCATCTGAAAATGCAGGAACTTGAGAAGAGCTGAAAGCAGGCTCTTCCTTCTTGTTGAACTCAGTGAAGTCATTGTTGTGACATTCCAAAATGCAGTCGCCAAAAATATGTGTTCTCTTAGGGTTTAGACCATGAGAAATTATACAGGTATAATCCTCAGAAAGCTCTATCTCTCTTGCAGAGAGTGAGCCTATACACCCTTTACTAAAATCAATGGAAATTGGAAgtgaatttgatttaattttcaaacaatTATCAACCTGTGAACCTCTGCTTGTCAGTTGAGGCAAACTCATTAATGCAGATGTATTTTCTACACCTAATTCATTGATTCCCATTTTGGAGTTTTGAGTTGAGTTGATTAATGAGGAAGGGCTAAAGGAATCAGGCAAAGAAGTCACAGTACTTTTGAAAGTTTCGGATTCCCAATTGCCATCTTTCTTTCCAGAGACATCATAAAAGTTGTCCAGTTCAGATTTGGGAATTGTGGTTTCAGAAGGAAGCGAAATTACACAGTTTTTTGGAAAGGAATTAGATTTCAAATAAGGCGCAAGGGATTCATGGTTTTTGTTTGAGAATTTAAGGATGCCAGTTTTCACCTGTGGTCCAAAAATTATACCTTTCCTCTTAAATTTACCAAGGATGTCATTGTTAAGTTTGGTTTCATTAGCAAGAGAGCTTATGATGCCAAGGCCTACTTTACTGCCATCAAACTGCTTCTTATGCCCAGTTTGAAACGATGGTCTAGAACACTTGGCACTAAACGGGTTGCTAAGATTTGAGAAGAGTCTGCAATCCAGAGGAGATGTAGGGCTCCAAACAGATTCAGAATCAGGCAAACCTTTAGCACCAACCCCCAACCAAGAACCAGAGGTATGGAAAATTGAGAAACTCTTTTGTGTTGGGCTTAATGCATCACAAGGTAAAGAGAAATTGGAAGAAGAATCAGCCATGAGATTACAAATCTTCCAAATATGATCCTTTTCCCTTCTTCAGCATTATCCTAGTGTCCCATTCCTCTTAAAAGGATGAAATCATCATTTGCTTGCTGCATCAAATTCAAAAAGCTAAAGAAATAGCATTGTATTAATTCCCAGACAATAGGAATCATGACCAAAGTTCACAACAACTAATCAAAGCATGAAAAATTTGCTTACTGATTTAGCCACTCGaagagtttttgtttttctattttttccccAAGTACACAGATATTATAAAAGGAAATGGAACTTGCAAAATTTGGCAACGATGAGCAGTAGAGCTATTACAAATATTAGCAAATTGTTAAATGCTTTTCTAGCccgaaaaagaaaacaaatctgCAAATCTATTGATATTTTTGCAACTCAGTTAATATCGGAGTGAGTATTAATTTCCATTCCAAATAAAAGTGATATTTGCTGCACAAAGAGCAATACAAGAATCTAAATTTCCATCTGAAGTGATAAATTTAGAATGATGAATCTCATGACAATTTTAGCAAATGATGAAATAAAAGCTTTTCCAAAGACATCCTGGATAACATAATGCTTCAAAACAAATTTggaacaaacaaatgatgggtaATGATCAGGATTATcgaatttagtaaaaaaaaaaaaaggttgaagAAACTGTAATAGATACATTTTGGAAGCTCCAAACCAACAAGTCAGATTTCCAGATGAtaccacaaacacaaacaaacacacaaatttGCAACTCCTAAGAAGCATACCACAATAAGATCTCTTGGTTGCGATtgcgaagtttttttttttttttaaagtattcattaaacacaaaaaattcAACAGTGAAATCAGCTTATACAGGATCAAATTAttacccaaaacaaaatctgaTCGAGCAATCTAGCAAAAGCTTGAAAATGGTCTCTGATTATTaccccaaaaaaagaaaattttccttTCATAAAAAACCATTACACATTCCCAGAATGCATCAGATTGGTGAGAAGTAAATGCAGACAAATTTAGTGTAAAGCGACCTACTTTTTTCAATCAAAGAGAAACCCAAATGCGGAAACCTTTCCGATGTACTACTCTCTCTTTCTGTCTTTCTCATCTCACTGTTCTCATCATTGGGAGCTAGAATACAAATACGTATAATCCTTGTACGCGAGTATTTGTTTatagtatttattaaataaaggtttaattactaatttattctctccctataatttgaaaataatttttttaatcttatattttatattttaattttcttttacctcatataattatattttaattctcttttaattcttttagtttgaaagtcatttttttatttttataatttatattttaattcttttttgatttctATACTTTAAAAATAGTCTTTTTACTTACTATATAACTTATAGAACCTAAAAATgtcacttttaaattataggaattacacgaaaattaaaatataaaatttttaaattataaaaataaaaataaaaaatataaaagataagaactaaaaaaatataattataaagattATAATCATGAAACTCTAAAATCAAATGAGtaatctaaatttaattaaattatgacTGACACATGAAtccaaaaaaactttttttaacatgAGATCACAAGTACCATAAAAAAACACATCTCATTATTAATACTACGAGACTATTTCATGGTATATAGAAAAACCTTTGTAAATGTAACCTTGTctcttatatgaaaataatcttgttatttacaatatattgattttttttatattacattatattaaattttaaaaaagtatataaataatactaaaatagtgaattttttctaactttttccaCATAACATTAAATCTAGTCATCAAATAAGTCATAATCTAATCTAGCATAACTATTATTAGTTTACCTCtgacaaacaaaattatattattaaaaaactcACATAAGTTATTAATTACAACATCACACTTGGTGTAAGTAGTATatgacaaataatttatttttttattaatattaaattatgtaggaTAAAAAGACAGTGTAAACATTAAATGTTAAtggtaaaataaacaaaatacagtATTAATTATACTGTACTTCATTTAATTCTTAGATAATCTTAGATTATCTAACATTAAATTCTAATTGATTCAGTAAAGCAAATAATTtattgcaaaaaagaaaaaattaattactagaaaaacaagtaaa contains the following coding sequences:
- the LOC114388450 gene encoding FCS-Like Zinc finger 10-like, giving the protein MADSSSNFSLPCDALSPTQKSFSIFHTSGSWLGVGAKGLPDSESVWSPTSPLDCRLFSNLSNPFSAKCSRPSFQTGHKKQFDGSKVGLGIISSLANETKLNNDILGKFKRKGIIFGPQVKTGILKFSNKNHESLAPYLKSNSFPKNCVISLPSETTIPKSELDNFYDVSGKKDGNWESETFKSTVTSLPDSFSPSSLINSTQNSKMGINELGVENTSALMSLPQLTSRGSQVDNCLKIKSNSLPISIDFSKGCIGSLSAREIELSEDYTCIISHGLNPKRTHIFGDCILECHNNDFTEFNKKEEPAFSSSQVPAFSDGSAPYPSGNILSFCYSCNKKLVKEEGIYRYRGEKAFCSFECGSEEILVGEELEKTCNYSAESSPDSSYHDLFLTGLLLSK